A window from Pseudooceanicola algae encodes these proteins:
- a CDS encoding cold-shock protein: protein MPVGTVKWFNTTKGYGFIEPETGGKDVFVHISAVERSGLTGLADNQKVDYELTEGRDGRQMAGDLKLL from the coding sequence ATGCCTGTAGGCACCGTAAAATGGTTCAATACGACGAAAGGGTACGGTTTCATCGAACCCGAAACCGGCGGCAAGGATGTTTTCGTCCATATTTCCGCAGTCGAAAGGTCGGGGCTGACCGGTCTCGCGGACAATCAGAAGGTGGATTACGAACTGACAGAAGGTCGCGACGGTCGCCAGATGGCCGGAGATCTGAAACTGCTCTGA
- a CDS encoding arsenate reductase family protein, giving the protein MIIYGIKNCDTCRKALKELGNPELVDIRHDGLPENLLRRAAETFGNDLLNRRSTTWRGLSEDERAAPMEDLLRAHPLLMKRPLIEAGDRLYLGWTPQVRAALLG; this is encoded by the coding sequence ATGATTATCTACGGCATCAAGAATTGTGACACCTGCCGCAAGGCACTGAAAGAGCTTGGTAATCCAGAGCTTGTTGATATTCGGCACGATGGGCTGCCGGAAAACCTGTTGCGCCGCGCTGCCGAAACATTCGGCAACGACTTGCTGAACCGGCGATCCACGACGTGGCGTGGCCTGTCCGAAGACGAACGCGCCGCGCCGATGGAAGACCTGTTGCGCGCGCATCCGCTGTTGATGAAGCGGCCGCTGATAGAGGCGGGGGACAGGCTCTACCTCGGCTGGACGCCACAGGTGCGGGCGGCTCTGCTCGGGTAG
- a CDS encoding HvfC/BufC N-terminal domain-containing protein: MSAPEQSAFRAALLDPTCPVPEGLGDGRGGAAGRRFDVYRNNVASSLAGALVEGFPTLCRLIGEANLHRLAQPFLRAHPPRDQRIFRYGAALPDYLAAQRALDSMPWLPDIARLDLALRSAYHAADAAPIDPAHLAALSPEDLASARLHFAPSLRLLTSDWPLHDIWRKAWQADAPQPGAAAQHILITRPDFDPVPTPLTPSASRLLRALLDGAPAGVALTDDAEVAAFTDLLSRLLAARAVTGVTIEHPQNAETLP, translated from the coding sequence ATGAGCGCACCGGAACAATCCGCCTTTCGCGCGGCCCTGCTGGACCCCACCTGTCCGGTGCCCGAAGGGCTGGGGGATGGACGCGGCGGCGCTGCGGGGCGGCGTTTCGACGTCTATCGCAACAATGTCGCCAGCAGCCTTGCCGGAGCACTGGTCGAAGGCTTTCCGACCCTGTGCCGCCTGATCGGAGAGGCCAATCTGCATCGTCTGGCCCAGCCGTTCCTACGCGCCCACCCGCCCCGCGACCAACGGATCTTTCGCTACGGCGCGGCGCTGCCCGACTATCTGGCAGCGCAGCGGGCCTTGGACAGCATGCCCTGGCTGCCCGATATCGCCCGGCTCGACCTCGCGTTGCGCAGTGCCTATCACGCCGCCGATGCGGCGCCCATTGACCCGGCGCACCTGGCCGCCCTGTCGCCCGAGGATCTGGCCAGCGCCCGCCTGCACTTTGCCCCGTCGCTTCGGCTGCTGACCTCGGATTGGCCGCTGCACGACATCTGGCGCAAGGCCTGGCAAGCCGATGCGCCGCAACCGGGCGCGGCCGCCCAGCACATCCTGATCACCCGCCCCGATTTCGACCCCGTCCCGACGCCGCTGACGCCATCGGCCAGCCGCCTGCTGCGCGCCCTGCTGGACGGGGCCCCCGCCGGCGTCGCGCTGACAGATGATGCCGAGGTTGCCGCGTTCACCGACCTCCTGTCCCGCCTGCTGGCCGCCAGGGCGGTGACCGGGGTGACCATCGAGCATCCCCAAAATGCGGAGACCCTGCCATGA
- the bufB gene encoding MNIO family bufferin maturase yields the protein MSDPRRNALPATPGVGYKAQHYRDILAGPAPVGWLEIHAENYLGDGGRPLAQLRQLAEDFPISVHGVGLSIGGEAPLDRDHLARLRHLCDWLQPASFSEHLAWSSHDSAFLNDLLPLPYTEATLTRVAHHIDQLQEALGRTVLLENPSSYLAFKASEMSETDFLREVTRRTGCGLLLDVNNVFVSAVNLDLDPQAYVDAIPMEAVGEIHLGGHDTQDDGAGHPLLIDSHGCPVADPVWALLDRVLAASGPKPLLIEWDNDVPDWPALLAEAQRAEAALAQVRPLAAPTPALCLS from the coding sequence ATGTCCGATCCCCGCCGCAATGCCCTGCCCGCCACCCCCGGCGTCGGTTACAAGGCGCAGCACTACCGCGACATCCTGGCCGGGCCCGCCCCGGTCGGCTGGCTGGAGATCCACGCCGAGAACTACCTTGGCGACGGTGGCCGCCCACTGGCCCAACTGCGCCAGCTGGCCGAGGATTTCCCGATCTCGGTGCATGGTGTCGGCCTGTCGATCGGCGGCGAAGCCCCGCTGGATCGCGACCACCTGGCCCGCCTGCGCCATCTGTGCGACTGGCTGCAACCGGCCAGCTTTTCCGAACACCTGGCCTGGTCGAGCCATGACAGCGCCTTTCTGAACGACCTGCTGCCCCTGCCCTATACCGAGGCGACCCTGACCCGCGTCGCCCACCACATCGACCAGCTGCAAGAGGCGCTTGGCCGGACGGTCCTGCTGGAAAATCCGTCTTCCTACCTTGCCTTCAAGGCCAGCGAGATGTCGGAAACCGATTTCCTGCGCGAAGTGACCCGTCGCACCGGCTGTGGGCTGTTGCTGGACGTGAACAATGTCTTTGTCTCGGCGGTGAACCTCGATCTCGACCCGCAAGCCTATGTCGACGCGATCCCGATGGAGGCCGTGGGCGAAATCCACCTTGGCGGCCATGACACGCAGGACGACGGAGCGGGCCACCCCCTGTTGATCGACAGCCACGGTTGCCCCGTCGCGGACCCGGTCTGGGCGCTGCTCGACCGGGTGCTCGCGGCGTCGGGACCCAAACCGCTGCTGATTGAATGGGACAACGATGTGCCCGACTGGCCCGCACTGCTGGCAGAGGCGCAGCGCGCAGAGGCGGCGCTGGCGCAGGTCCGTCCCCTTGCCGCGCCCACGCCGGCGTTGTGCCTGTCATGA
- a CDS encoding BufA1 family periplasmic bufferin-type metallophore, producing MSNTLKFAAVAGAFATALAGTTAVHAQDMAKEKCYGVSLAGENDCAAGPGTTCAGTSKVDYQGNAWTLVDAGTCMDIELPAMADGHARMGSMDALDRDLPMEG from the coding sequence ATGTCCAACACCCTCAAGTTCGCCGCCGTCGCAGGCGCCTTTGCCACCGCTCTGGCCGGCACCACCGCCGTCCACGCCCAGGATATGGCCAAGGAAAAATGCTACGGCGTTTCCCTGGCAGGCGAAAACGATTGCGCCGCCGGTCCCGGCACCACCTGCGCCGGCACCTCCAAAGTTGACTACCAGGGCAATGCCTGGACCCTGGTCGACGCCGGCACCTGCATGGACATCGAACTGCCCGCGATGGCTGATGGCCATGCCCGCATGGGGTCCATGGACGCCCTGGATCGCGATCTGCCGATGGAGGGCTAA
- a CDS encoding sigma-70 family RNA polymerase sigma factor, translated as MSERNALWGDLLRRANRGDAAAYARFLTEVAPVMRNIVRARSPGAGVEEVEDIVQEVLLALHAKRHTWRDSDPVTPWLYAIARYKTADAARRRRGGGAHVPIDDLAEVLPDENSGDGTAAGDLTRLLDGIDDRSAGIVRGMGVEGESAGTIGARLGMSEGAVRVAYHRALQRLRLRATGQDPPGGAQTGVAANAVPPRDGIKRRKMRRPRPDHLDERGR; from the coding sequence ATGAGCGAACGTAATGCCCTCTGGGGTGACCTTCTGAGACGTGCGAACCGGGGCGATGCTGCGGCCTATGCGCGTTTCCTGACCGAGGTCGCGCCGGTGATGCGCAACATCGTGCGCGCGCGCAGCCCCGGTGCTGGCGTGGAAGAGGTCGAGGATATCGTCCAGGAGGTGCTGCTGGCCCTGCATGCCAAGCGCCATACCTGGCGGGACAGCGACCCGGTGACGCCCTGGCTGTATGCCATCGCGCGCTACAAGACCGCCGATGCGGCGCGGCGGCGGCGCGGGGGCGGGGCCCATGTGCCGATCGATGACCTCGCCGAGGTCCTGCCCGATGAAAATTCGGGTGATGGGACGGCGGCGGGGGATCTGACCCGGTTGCTGGACGGGATCGACGACCGGTCGGCCGGGATCGTGCGCGGAATGGGGGTGGAAGGCGAAAGCGCCGGTACCATCGGCGCCCGGCTGGGGATGAGCGAAGGCGCGGTGCGCGTCGCCTATCACCGCGCGCTGCAACGGCTGCGCCTGCGGGCAACCGGGCAGGACCCGCCGGGAGGGGCCCAGACCGGGGTCGCGGCAAATGCCGTCCCGCCCCGCGACGGGATCAAGAGAAGGAAGATGCGGCGCCCGCGGCCCGATCATTTGGACGAAAGAGGCAGATGA
- a CDS encoding NrsF family protein has product MNTEDLIQSLAAEPAAQRGAGPEGRLLPLLLAGLAMTAAIYFSFYGPRPGLMAVLGDPMISAKTLLPLLLGLLALALALRSARPAQPFGLPGAVIWAVPMAAAALFVLAYLTTDPAQRMTGFIGGSIMVCLPSIPLLSLPILAGMIAALRRGAPVHPVRSGALAGLAAAGLAAAIYSTFCTEDTPLFYAVWYSTAIGIATGIGALAGARWLRW; this is encoded by the coding sequence ATGAACACCGAAGACCTGATCCAGAGCCTAGCCGCCGAACCGGCCGCACAGCGCGGCGCCGGGCCCGAAGGCCGTCTGCTTCCCTTGCTTCTGGCCGGGCTGGCAATGACGGCGGCGATCTACTTTTCCTTTTACGGACCGCGCCCCGGCCTGATGGCCGTGCTGGGCGATCCGATGATCTCGGCCAAGACACTGCTGCCGCTGCTGCTGGGCCTTCTGGCGCTGGCGCTCGCGCTGCGCTCGGCGCGACCCGCGCAGCCCTTCGGCCTGCCCGGCGCGGTGATCTGGGCGGTGCCCATGGCGGCGGCGGCGTTGTTCGTGCTGGCCTATCTGACGACGGATCCCGCGCAGCGGATGACCGGGTTCATCGGCGGGTCCATCATGGTCTGCCTGCCCTCGATCCCGCTGCTTTCGCTGCCCATCCTTGCGGGGATGATCGCCGCCCTGCGGCGCGGGGCACCGGTGCATCCGGTGCGGTCCGGGGCGCTGGCCGGGCTGGCGGCGGCTGGTCTGGCCGCGGCGATCTATTCGACCTTCTGCACCGAGGACACGCCGCTGTTCTACGCGGTCTGGTACAGCACCGCCATCGGCATCGCGACCGGGATCGGCGCACTGGCCGGGGCACGCTGGCTGCGCTGGTAA
- the thrS gene encoding threonine--tRNA ligase: MSQISLTFPDGNARDYAAGVTPAEVAAGISTSLAKKAISASVNGQHWDLQWPIEADAQIAIHTMKDDGPANELVRHDLAHIMARAVQELWPDVKVTIGPVIKDGWYYDFDRAEPFTPEDLGEIEKKMKEIINLRDPVRTEVWDRDVAIRYYEDRGEPYKVELIESIPGDEPLRMYWHGDWQDLCRGPHLQHTGQVPADAFKLMSVAGAYWRGDSDRPMLQRIYGVAFTGKEKLKAHLLMLEEAAKRDHRKLGREMDLFHMQEEAPGQIFWHPNGWTIYTELQDYMRRQQRVDGYVEVNTPQVVNRKLWEQSGHWGNYQENMFIVEVDEDHAREKTINALKPMNCPCHVQIFNHGLKSYRDLPLRMAEFGSCARYEPSGALHGIMRVRGFTQDDAHIFCTVDQIEAESKKFIEFLAKIYADLGFESWSVKLSTRPEKRVGTEESWDQVEAALGNACKAAGYDYTLNPGEGAFYGPKLEFVLTDAIGRDWQCGTLQVDPNLPERLEAHYIGQDGEKHHPIMLHRAVVGSFERFIGILIEEHAGKLPLWLAPRQVVVAGIVTDANDYCLEVVAALKARGIRAEADLRNEKINYKVREHSVGKVPYILACGMKEVEDRTVSTRRLGEKQTKIQTLDEIVAQIAAEITPPDLR; the protein is encoded by the coding sequence ATGTCCCAGATCTCACTCACCTTTCCCGATGGCAATGCGCGCGACTACGCGGCTGGCGTGACGCCTGCCGAAGTGGCCGCCGGCATTTCCACGTCACTGGCCAAGAAGGCGATCTCCGCCAGCGTGAATGGCCAGCACTGGGACCTGCAATGGCCTATCGAGGCCGACGCGCAGATCGCCATCCACACGATGAAGGACGACGGCCCCGCGAACGAACTGGTGCGCCACGACCTTGCCCATATCATGGCCCGCGCCGTGCAGGAGCTGTGGCCGGACGTGAAGGTCACCATCGGCCCGGTGATCAAGGACGGCTGGTACTACGATTTCGACCGGGCCGAGCCCTTCACGCCCGAGGACCTTGGCGAGATCGAGAAGAAGATGAAGGAGATCATCAATCTTCGCGATCCGGTTCGCACGGAAGTCTGGGATCGCGATGTTGCAATCAGGTACTACGAGGACCGCGGTGAACCCTACAAGGTCGAGCTGATCGAAAGCATCCCCGGCGACGAGCCGCTGCGGATGTACTGGCACGGCGACTGGCAGGACCTGTGCCGCGGCCCGCACCTGCAGCACACCGGCCAGGTGCCCGCCGATGCCTTCAAGCTGATGTCGGTCGCCGGTGCCTACTGGCGCGGTGACAGCGACCGCCCCATGCTGCAACGGATCTACGGCGTGGCCTTCACCGGCAAGGAAAAGCTGAAGGCCCACCTGCTGATGCTGGAAGAGGCCGCCAAGCGCGATCACCGCAAGCTGGGCCGCGAGATGGACCTGTTCCACATGCAGGAAGAGGCCCCCGGCCAGATCTTCTGGCACCCCAACGGCTGGACCATATATACCGAGCTGCAGGATTACATGCGCCGCCAGCAGCGGGTGGATGGCTATGTCGAGGTCAACACCCCGCAGGTGGTGAACCGCAAGCTCTGGGAACAATCCGGCCACTGGGGCAACTATCAGGAGAACATGTTCATCGTCGAAGTGGACGAGGATCACGCGCGCGAAAAGACCATCAACGCGCTGAAGCCGATGAACTGCCCTTGCCACGTGCAGATCTTCAACCACGGCCTGAAAAGTTATCGCGACCTGCCGCTGCGGATGGCCGAGTTCGGCTCCTGCGCGCGCTACGAACCCTCGGGCGCGCTGCATGGCATCATGCGGGTGCGCGGCTTCACGCAGGACGACGCGCATATCTTCTGCACCGTCGACCAGATCGAGGCGGAATCGAAGAAGTTCATCGAATTCCTCGCCAAGATTTACGCCGACCTCGGTTTCGAAAGCTGGAGCGTCAAGCTGTCGACCCGCCCCGAAAAGCGCGTCGGCACCGAGGAAAGCTGGGATCAGGTCGAAGCCGCGCTTGGCAATGCCTGCAAGGCGGCCGGGTACGACTACACGCTGAACCCCGGCGAAGGGGCTTTCTATGGCCCGAAGCTGGAGTTCGTGCTGACCGATGCCATCGGGCGCGACTGGCAGTGCGGCACGCTGCAAGTCGACCCGAACCTGCCCGAGCGGCTCGAGGCGCATTACATCGGGCAGGACGGTGAAAAGCACCACCCGATCATGCTGCACCGCGCCGTGGTGGGGTCGTTCGAGCGCTTCATCGGCATCCTGATCGAGGAACACGCCGGCAAGCTGCCGCTCTGGCTGGCACCGCGACAGGTGGTTGTCGCCGGGATCGTGACCGATGCGAATGACTACTGCCTCGAGGTCGTCGCGGCCCTGAAGGCCCGTGGCATCCGCGCCGAAGCCGACCTGCGCAACGAAAAGATCAATTACAAGGTCCGCGAACATTCGGTCGGCAAGGTGCCCTATATCCTGGCCTGCGGGATGAAGGAGGTCGAGGATCGCACCGTCTCGACCCGTCGTCTTGGCGAGAAGCAGACGAAGATCCAGACGCTGGATGAAATTGTCGCCCAGATCGCCGCCGAGATCACACCGCCGGACCTGCGCTGA
- a CDS encoding MFS transporter — protein sequence MSQAEHTPRSRETTLFARLSGGGDPDATESANGLRIAASLSMTKISDGLIDPKLVLSWLLSALGAPAVFAGALVPIREAGALLPQILLAGAMGRLARKKWMWVAGAALQGVAALLIALAGLGLEGSTAGAAICAALALLALARSACSVSFKVVLGRSVEKTRRGAITGIAGSLASGAVVIFALLLISGLFEARGPVLAAITLAGVLWLAAAGLFATLDEEPGKTGDSAPPPILGTLREDPMLRRFILARGLLVTTALAPPYIVMIAGGEGGAVLGQLGALVLASAAASFLASYVWGRLADRSSRWVLVIAGGLGGLAMAAMPVLGLLGQADNAWVGPAVLFVLMLAYHGVRQGRSTYLVDMAPEDKRAAYSAVANTLIGCILLLAGALGGSLSLLGPEAALAGFAALSALGGGLCLGLREVETA from the coding sequence ATGAGCCAAGCCGAACACACCCCCCGCAGCCGTGAAACCACCCTGTTCGCCCGCCTCTCGGGTGGCGGAGACCCCGACGCCACCGAATCCGCCAACGGGCTGCGCATCGCCGCCTCGCTGTCGATGACCAAGATCAGCGACGGGCTGATCGACCCGAAGCTGGTGCTGAGCTGGTTGCTGTCGGCACTTGGTGCACCGGCGGTCTTTGCCGGGGCGCTGGTGCCGATCCGCGAAGCCGGCGCGCTCTTGCCGCAGATCCTGCTGGCCGGGGCGATGGGGCGTCTGGCGCGCAAGAAATGGATGTGGGTGGCGGGCGCGGCCCTTCAGGGCGTCGCGGCGTTGCTGATCGCCCTTGCCGGTCTGGGGCTTGAGGGCAGCACAGCCGGGGCCGCCATCTGTGCCGCGCTGGCCCTTCTGGCGCTGGCGCGGTCGGCCTGTTCGGTTTCCTTCAAGGTTGTTCTGGGGCGCAGCGTCGAAAAGACCCGACGCGGGGCGATCACCGGGATCGCGGGGTCGCTGGCCTCGGGTGCGGTGGTGATCTTTGCACTGCTGCTGATCTCGGGTCTGTTCGAGGCGCGCGGTCCGGTCCTTGCCGCAATCACCCTGGCCGGAGTCCTTTGGCTGGCGGCGGCGGGCCTTTTCGCCACCCTGGACGAAGAGCCGGGCAAGACCGGCGACAGCGCCCCGCCCCCCATCCTGGGGACCCTGCGCGAAGACCCCATGCTGCGGCGTTTCATCCTGGCGCGGGGGCTTCTGGTCACGACCGCTCTGGCCCCGCCCTATATCGTGATGATCGCGGGCGGAGAGGGCGGTGCGGTGCTGGGCCAGTTGGGCGCGCTTGTGCTGGCCTCGGCGGCGGCAAGCTTTCTGGCCTCCTACGTCTGGGGGCGCCTGGCCGACCGGTCGTCCCGCTGGGTGCTGGTCATTGCCGGGGGGCTCGGGGGGCTGGCCATGGCAGCCATGCCGGTGTTGGGCCTTCTGGGACAAGCTGATAACGCCTGGGTCGGACCGGCGGTGCTGTTCGTGCTGATGCTGGCCTATCACGGCGTGCGGCAGGGGCGATCCACCTACCTTGTCGACATGGCTCCGGAGGATAAGCGCGCGGCCTATTCCGCGGTCGCCAATACGCTGATCGGCTGCATCCTGTTGCTGGCCGGGGCGCTTGGCGGCAGCCTGTCCCTGCTGGGGCCAGAGGCCGCGCTGGCGGGCTTCGCCGCGCTATCGGCCCTTGGCGGCGGACTGTGCCTTGGCCTGCGCGAGGTCGAGACGGCCTGA
- a CDS encoding alpha/beta hydrolase has protein sequence MSDAERITTPQGRELAYHKTGGAGDTRPGVVFLGGFKSDMQGTKAIFLESWCAGLGLPFLRFDYSGHGESSGAFLDGCIGDWAEDAEFAISELTTGPQILVGSSMGGWISLLMARRLADRVAGLVTIAAAPDFTEDSMWAGFDKAQRLALEMVQQVSLPSDYGEPYVITRRLIEDGRDHLVLRDPVPLGFPVRLLHGTADTDVAMSVALRLLDKAVGEDIHLRFVKGADHRFSTPECLSLIGSAIEEVLARQ, from the coding sequence ATGAGCGACGCAGAACGGATCACCACGCCCCAGGGACGCGAACTGGCTTATCACAAGACCGGAGGCGCGGGCGACACCCGCCCCGGCGTGGTCTTTCTGGGCGGGTTCAAATCCGACATGCAGGGCACCAAGGCGATCTTTCTGGAAAGCTGGTGCGCCGGGCTGGGCCTGCCGTTTCTGCGGTTCGATTACTCCGGGCATGGCGAAAGCTCCGGTGCCTTTCTGGACGGCTGCATCGGGGATTGGGCCGAGGACGCCGAATTCGCGATTTCCGAATTGACGACCGGGCCGCAGATCCTTGTCGGGTCCTCCATGGGGGGCTGGATCTCGCTGCTGATGGCGCGACGGTTGGCAGACCGGGTTGCCGGGCTGGTGACCATCGCCGCCGCCCCCGATTTCACCGAAGACAGCATGTGGGCCGGCTTCGACAAGGCGCAGCGGCTGGCACTGGAAATGGTGCAACAGGTCTCGCTGCCCTCGGATTACGGTGAACCTTACGTGATCACCCGCCGCCTGATCGAGGACGGGCGCGATCATCTGGTCCTGCGCGACCCGGTGCCGCTGGGCTTCCCGGTGCGCCTGCTGCATGGCACGGCGGATACGGATGTGGCGATGTCGGTGGCCCTGCGCTTGCTGGACAAGGCGGTGGGCGAGGACATCCACCTGCGCTTCGTCAAGGGCGCCGATCACCGCTTTTCGACGCCGGAATGCCTGTCGCTGATCGGCTCGGCCATCGAAGAGGTCCTCGCGCGGCAGTGA
- a CDS encoding CDP-alcohol phosphatidyltransferase family protein has translation MNKQILSAFSVHLLTATGAIFSMLAIIAAANEAWEVMYLWLVVAFAVDGIDGPLARRYDVKTHAGQIDGVLLDLIIDFLTYVFIPAFALYQSGLLPGWTGWFGVLVIAFASSIYFADTRMKTADNSFSGFPGCWNMVVLVFFAVEPPWPTMVGLILLLTVAMFLPLKFIHPVRTRRWRKLSLPLATLWVVLALVATLMNFATPGWIEGALILVSLYLLVVGIAQQIIPERKRTA, from the coding sequence ATGAACAAGCAGATCCTCAGTGCATTCTCGGTCCATCTTCTGACGGCGACCGGGGCGATCTTTTCCATGCTGGCTATCATCGCCGCCGCCAACGAAGCCTGGGAGGTCATGTATCTCTGGCTGGTGGTCGCCTTCGCCGTCGACGGGATCGACGGGCCGCTGGCCCGCCGCTACGACGTCAAGACCCACGCAGGGCAGATCGACGGCGTGCTGCTGGACCTGATCATCGACTTCCTGACCTACGTCTTCATCCCGGCCTTCGCGCTTTATCAATCCGGGCTGCTGCCGGGCTGGACCGGTTGGTTCGGCGTGCTGGTCATCGCCTTCGCCTCGTCGATCTATTTCGCCGATACGCGGATGAAGACCGCCGACAACAGCTTTTCCGGCTTTCCGGGGTGTTGGAACATGGTTGTGCTGGTCTTTTTCGCGGTGGAACCGCCCTGGCCGACGATGGTCGGGCTGATCCTGCTGCTGACCGTCGCCATGTTCCTGCCGCTGAAATTCATCCACCCCGTACGTACGCGGCGCTGGCGCAAGCTGTCGCTGCCGCTGGCCACGCTTTGGGTCGTGCTGGCGCTTGTGGCGACGCTGATGAATTTCGCCACCCCAGGCTGGATCGAAGGCGCGCTGATCCTGGTCAGCCTCTACCTTCTGGTCGTCGGTATCGCCCAGCAAATCATTCCCGAGCGCAAACGCACAGCCTAG
- a CDS encoding tyrosine recombinase XerC: MSAEGSLAISPAARDALQTWLETQSALMDWSDRTVEAYRGDLGEFLAFIALHEGGTQGMAALARVGVSDMRAWMARSRASGVGPRSLARKLSAVKSFYRWLADREGFDATAVLSARSPKYQRKLPRPLAEADAAQILAQVGEQDARQWISARDIAVVTLLYGCGLRISEALSLTAEALPLGESLRILGKGQKERVVPVIAPARRAVEVYLDLCPWPMEPGAPVFRAVKGGALAPRTIQAAMAKARAQMGLPASATPHALRHSFATHLLNAGGDLRAIQELLGHASLATTQAYTAVDSARLMDVYRKAHPRG; encoded by the coding sequence ATGAGCGCCGAAGGCAGCCTTGCGATTTCTCCGGCGGCACGGGATGCGCTGCAAACCTGGCTGGAGACGCAAAGCGCCCTGATGGACTGGTCCGACCGCACGGTCGAGGCCTATCGCGGTGACCTGGGCGAATTTCTGGCCTTCATCGCCCTGCATGAAGGCGGGACACAGGGCATGGCGGCGCTGGCCCGTGTCGGGGTCAGTGACATGCGCGCCTGGATGGCCCGGTCCCGTGCCTCCGGCGTCGGGCCGCGCTCCCTTGCCCGCAAGCTGAGCGCGGTCAAGAGCTTTTATCGCTGGCTGGCGGATCGCGAAGGGTTCGACGCGACGGCGGTGCTGTCGGCACGATCCCCGAAATATCAGCGCAAGCTGCCCCGCCCGCTGGCCGAAGCGGATGCCGCGCAGATACTGGCGCAGGTCGGCGAACAGGATGCGCGGCAATGGATCTCGGCCCGTGACATCGCCGTGGTCACCCTGCTCTACGGCTGCGGCCTGCGTATTTCCGAGGCACTTTCCCTGACGGCCGAGGCCCTGCCGCTTGGCGAAAGTCTGCGCATTCTCGGCAAGGGTCAGAAGGAACGCGTGGTGCCTGTGATCGCCCCGGCCCGCCGCGCGGTCGAGGTCTATCTCGACCTCTGCCCCTGGCCCATGGAACCGGGCGCGCCGGTGTTTCGCGCCGTCAAGGGCGGTGCACTTGCCCCCCGGACCATTCAGGCCGCCATGGCCAAGGCCCGTGCACAGATGGGCCTGCCGGCTTCGGCCACGCCCCATGCGCTGCGCCACAGTTTCGCCACACACCTGCTGAACGCCGGCGGCGACCTGCGCGCGATACAGGAGCTGCTGGGACATGCCAGCCTGGCCACCACACAGGCCTATACGGCGGTGGATTCCGCCCGCCTGATGGATGTCTACCGAAAGGCGCATCCCCGCGGCTGA
- a CDS encoding DUF484 family protein codes for MSSTPELDQTLRDRILARPEDIIEDRDIMGALIAANDKAMGSNIVDLRGVAMERLEARLDRLEDAHRTVIAAAYENVAGTNLIHRATLRLLEEETFDGFLRALGSDVAKTLDVDFIKLVVETVRHEEEDPNIRRLGEVLKIVKPGFVADYIEGPRSSAERRVVLRHLSQAPERLYGSQAAAMRSEACLRLDFGSERLPGLLVLGSIDDDQFSPSQGTELLGFFGGMIERSMRRFLT; via the coding sequence ATGAGCAGCACTCCCGAACTGGACCAGACCCTGCGTGACCGTATCCTGGCGCGCCCCGAGGACATCATCGAAGACCGTGACATCATGGGCGCCCTGATCGCGGCCAACGACAAGGCCATGGGCAGCAATATCGTCGACCTGCGCGGCGTCGCGATGGAACGGCTCGAAGCGCGCCTCGACCGGCTGGAGGACGCCCATCGCACCGTCATCGCCGCCGCCTATGAAAACGTCGCGGGCACCAACCTGATCCACCGCGCCACCCTGCGCCTGCTGGAAGAGGAAACATTCGACGGCTTCCTGCGCGCCCTGGGCAGTGACGTGGCCAAGACGCTGGACGTGGATTTCATCAAGCTGGTGGTGGAAACCGTGCGCCACGAGGAAGAAGATCCCAATATCCGCCGTCTGGGCGAGGTGCTGAAGATCGTGAAACCCGGTTTCGTCGCCGATTACATCGAAGGCCCGCGCAGCTCTGCCGAGCGGCGTGTGGTCCTGCGGCATCTGTCGCAGGCGCCAGAGCGGCTTTATGGTTCGCAAGCCGCCGCGATGCGGTCCGAAGCCTGCCTGCGGCTTGATTTCGGGTCTGAACGCCTGCCGGGCCTGCTGGTGCTCGGCTCGATCGACGACGATCAGTTCTCGCCCTCGCAGGGGACCGAACTGCTGGGCTTCTTCGGTGGCATGATCGAACGGAGCATGCGTCGTTTCCTGACATGA